One part of the Gammaproteobacteria bacterium genome encodes these proteins:
- a CDS encoding NAD(P)H-dependent oxidoreductase subunit E yields MATAMPIKRRKNRGQQRGRSVEPGALGEVQALLGDEPRRRDLLIEFLHLIQDRYGHLAARHLTALAHEMKLSTCEVYEVATFYDSFDIVKEGEDPPPAVTVGVCDSVTCEMFGAQALIDNLKQALGDKVRVRHMPCLGRCAMAPVAVVGRKPVDFADRDKVSQAVERGEIEPEMQDYIGYEQYRKEGGYKTLLDVVEGRISREQVFKNMEDSNLRGLGGAGFPAGKKWRTVADQPAPRYAAINIDESEPGTFKDRYFLERDPHRFIEGTLIAAHVVGIAGVWFYLRDEYHACRTILETEL; encoded by the coding sequence ATGGCCACTGCGATGCCAATCAAGCGCCGCAAAAATCGCGGCCAGCAACGCGGCCGCAGCGTCGAGCCGGGCGCCCTAGGCGAGGTGCAAGCCCTGCTCGGCGACGAGCCGAGACGCCGCGACCTGCTGATCGAGTTTCTGCATCTGATCCAGGACAGGTACGGACATCTGGCCGCGCGCCATCTCACCGCGCTCGCGCACGAGATGAAGCTCTCGACCTGCGAGGTGTATGAGGTCGCGACTTTCTACGACAGCTTCGACATCGTCAAGGAAGGCGAAGACCCTCCGCCGGCGGTGACAGTCGGCGTGTGCGACTCGGTGACCTGCGAGATGTTCGGCGCGCAGGCGCTGATCGACAATCTTAAGCAGGCGTTAGGCGACAAGGTGCGGGTGCGACACATGCCGTGTCTTGGCCGCTGCGCGATGGCGCCGGTCGCGGTGGTTGGCCGTAAACCCGTGGATTTCGCCGATCGCGATAAAGTCTCTCAGGCAGTCGAGCGCGGCGAGATCGAGCCCGAGATGCAGGATTACATCGGTTACGAACAATATCGCAAGGAAGGCGGCTATAAAACCTTGCTCGACGTTGTTGAGGGCCGCATCTCGCGCGAGCAGGTCTTCAAGAACATGGAAGACTCGAATCTGCGCGGCCTGGGCGGCGCGGGCTTCCCCGCAGGCAAGAAATGGCGCACGGTCGCCGATCAGCCGGCGCCGCGTTATGCCGCGATCAACATCGACGAGAGCGAGCCCGGCACCTTCAAGGATCGTTATTTTCTCGAGCGCGATCCGCACCGCTTCATCGAGGGCACGCTGATCGCGGCGCACGTGGTCGGTATCGCCGGGGTCTGGTTTTATCTGCGCGACGAATACCACGCCTGCCGAACGATTCTGGAAACCGAACTCG
- a CDS encoding 4a-hydroxytetrahydrobiopterin dehydratase, which yields MARDDKVYSEEEIGKRLEKELPHWYYEDGWIRRKYKTSGWKGTLMVITTVGHLAEAAFHHPDITASYAFVIVKLVNHAAKGVTDKDFELAKKIEDVIQWQPGKEGGALDGTPDDARFKYIKYDD from the coding sequence ATGGCAAGAGATGACAAGGTTTACAGCGAAGAGGAAATCGGCAAGCGGCTCGAGAAGGAATTACCGCACTGGTATTATGAAGACGGCTGGATCCGGCGCAAGTACAAGACCAGCGGCTGGAAGGGTACCTTGATGGTGATCACCACCGTCGGCCACTTGGCGGAGGCCGCATTTCATCACCCCGACATCACCGCGTCGTATGCATTTGTGATCGTCAAGCTGGTGAATCACGCTGCCAAAGGCGTGACCGACAAGGACTTCGAGCTGGCGAAAAAAATCGAGGACGTGATCCAGTGGCAGCCTGGCAAGGAAGGCGGTGCGCTGGACGGCACACCGGACGACGCGCGGTTCAAATACATCAAGTACGACGACTAG
- a CDS encoding 4Fe-4S binding protein: MTTVVTGNCQRCRFTDCVTVCPVACFHGDDEMLYIDSEVCIDCGACIPECPVQAIYEDSDIPDDLTKWIAINAERAPDLPVIEDKQDPLPGAEERRAELGF; the protein is encoded by the coding sequence ATGACAACTGTAGTAACGGGTAACTGTCAACGCTGCCGCTTCACCGATTGTGTCACTGTGTGTCCCGTCGCGTGTTTTCACGGTGACGATGAGATGCTTTATATTGACAGCGAGGTGTGCATCGATTGCGGCGCGTGCATTCCCGAATGTCCGGTACAGGCGATCTACGAGGACTCCGATATCCCCGACGACTTGACAAAGTGGATAGCCATCAACGCCGAGCGTGCGCCCGACCTGCCGGTGATCGAGGACAAGCAGGACCCGCTCCCCGGAGCGGAGGAGAGAAGGGCAGAGTTGGGCTTTTAA
- a CDS encoding FAD-dependent oxidoreductase gives MGANVSLRTEQNPLRVAVVGSGPSGFYAAEALLKSGREVRIDMFERLPAPFGLVRNGVAPDHPKLKEAILVYTRIATHPRYNFLGNVTIGRDIAIDELRASHHAVLFACGAESDRRLGIPGDDLPGSHTATEFVGWYNGHPDYRDREFDLSSDVAVVVGQGNVAVDVCRILAKTADELKHTDIARHALERLVESNIREIHMLGRRGPAQAKFTHVELRELGELADCEPVVNSQDLNLDSASETELADKRNRTAIKNMEILRAFAARPSSNKRKRCFIRFLESPVEIKGNGRLERLILAKNRLEGEPGRQVARETGETVELDCGVLFRSIGYRGVPIPGLPLDERRGVFPNVDGRITDDKGTVLPGFYCAGWIKRGPSGIIGTNRADSVATVKAMLADIEAGGIDTSVKQGAQAIYPHLAARGVRVLGFPEWQRIDAAEIARGKPAGKPREKFTRSAEMLALLD, from the coding sequence ATGGGCGCGAACGTTAGTCTCCGCACTGAACAGAATCCCCTGCGGGTCGCCGTCGTCGGCAGCGGCCCGAGCGGGTTCTATGCCGCAGAAGCGCTGCTGAAATCGGGTCGCGAGGTTCGAATCGACATGTTCGAACGCCTGCCGGCGCCGTTCGGGCTGGTACGCAACGGCGTGGCGCCCGATCATCCCAAGCTGAAAGAGGCCATCCTTGTTTACACTCGGATCGCCACGCATCCGCGCTATAATTTTCTCGGCAATGTAACCATCGGCCGCGACATCGCCATCGACGAACTGCGCGCCAGCCATCATGCGGTGTTGTTCGCGTGCGGGGCGGAGAGCGATCGCAGACTCGGCATCCCCGGCGACGATTTGCCCGGCAGCCACACCGCCACCGAGTTCGTCGGGTGGTACAACGGCCATCCGGATTACCGCGATCGCGAATTCGACCTGTCCAGCGACGTCGCGGTAGTTGTCGGGCAGGGCAACGTGGCGGTCGACGTGTGCCGCATCCTGGCCAAGACCGCGGATGAACTCAAACACACGGACATCGCGCGACATGCGCTGGAGCGATTGGTCGAGAGCAACATCCGCGAGATTCACATGCTCGGCCGGCGCGGCCCGGCGCAGGCCAAATTCACGCACGTTGAATTGCGCGAACTGGGCGAACTGGCCGACTGCGAGCCGGTGGTCAATTCGCAAGACCTGAACCTCGATTCCGCGAGCGAAACCGAACTGGCCGACAAACGCAACCGCACCGCGATCAAGAACATGGAGATCCTGCGCGCGTTCGCGGCGCGTCCGAGTTCGAATAAACGCAAGCGGTGTTTTATCCGGTTTCTGGAAAGTCCTGTCGAGATCAAGGGCAACGGCAGGCTTGAGCGCTTGATCCTGGCCAAGAATCGCCTTGAGGGAGAACCGGGCCGGCAGGTTGCGCGCGAGACCGGCGAGACTGTCGAACTCGACTGCGGCGTTTTGTTCCGCAGCATCGGCTATCGGGGCGTGCCGATCCCCGGCCTGCCGTTAGACGAGCGTCGCGGCGTATTCCCGAACGTCGACGGTCGCATCACCGATGATAAGGGCACGGTCCTGCCGGGCTTTTACTGTGCGGGCTGGATCAAGCGCGGCCCGAGCGGCATCATCGGCACCAATCGCGCCGACAGCGTGGCCACAGTCAAGGCCATGCTGGCAGACATCGAGGCCGGCGGGATCGATACCTCGGTGAAGCAGGGGGCGCAAGCGATATATCCGCACCTCGCGGCGCGCGGCGTGCGCGTTCTCGGTTTCCCTGAATGGCAGCGGATCGACGCCGCCGAAATCGCGCGCGGCAAACCGGCCGGCAAGCCACGCGAGAAGTTCACCCGCTCCGCTGAGATGCTGGCTCTGCTGGACTGA